The Panicum virgatum strain AP13 chromosome 5K, P.virgatum_v5, whole genome shotgun sequence genome has a window encoding:
- the LOC120706254 gene encoding probable glycosyltransferase At3g07620 isoform X1: protein MPHHATPLHPPAVRKFLSRPRVVAACAAVAALVLLLSAAPAAEDPSRWHSYLVGPLPGGTREETVVAVVGSFAGAAAASPSAAGAPLSSLGESNLSGEIEPTPAPSMVLVPAPSPAENFDDGSMEEPERPEIKGNPPKDPAPLLQEPISTGLPTMSSDVNGEHDMDRKPVLPLRLEQAPLWSTAADKELIYAKKDITNAPLTLDDPDLYAPLFRNVSMFKRSYELMERLLKVFIYHDGAKPIFHSPELKGIYASEGWFMKLMEANQNFVVRDPNRAHLFYLPYSSRQLEHNLYVPGSNSIEPLSIFIKNYIDMISAKYPYWNRTKGADHFFVACHDWGPYTTKLHDELRKNTIKALCNADLSEGIFIRGKDVSLPETFLRAPRRPLRDIGGRPVAQRTILAFFAGQMHGRVRPVLLKCWGDKDADMRIYSRLPHRITRRRNYVQHMKSSKYCICPMGYEVNSPRIVEAIYYECVPVIIADNFVLPFDDALNWSAFSVVVPERDVPKLKEILLAIPKSQYITLQSNVKRVQKHFLWHPNPIKYDIFHMILHSVWFSRVNQMQID, encoded by the exons ATGCCGCACCacgccacccctctgcatcctcCTGCGGTGCGCAAGTTCCTGTCCCGACCCCGCGTGGTCGCGGCCTGCGCGGCTGTCGCGGCGCTCGTGCTCCTCCtgtccgccgccccggccgcggaGGATCCCAGCCGGTGGCACTCCTACCTCGTGGGCCCTCTCCCCGGCGGGACCCGCGAGGAGACGGTGGTGGCCGTGGTGGGAAGcttcgcgggcgccgccgccgcctcgccttcAGCCGCCGGAGCGCCTCTTTCTTCCCTCGGCGAG AGTAATTTGTCAGGCGAGATTGAACCAACACCAGCCCCTTCTATGGTTTTGGTCCCGGCACCTTCGCCTGCAGAGAATTTTGATGATGGTTCAATGGAGGAACCCGAACGTCCTGAGATAAAG GGAAATCCACCAAAAGATCCAGCTCCTCTTCTCCAAGAG CCCATTTCTACTGGTTTGCCTACAATGAGCTCTGATGTCAATGGAGAACATGACATGGACAGAAAACCTGTTCTGCCTCTAAGGCTAGAG CAGGCACCACTTTGGTCAACAGCAGCTGACAAAGAGCTTATATATGCAAAGAAAGATATCACCAATGCACCATTGACATTGGATGACCCTGATCTATATGCACCCCTGTTCCGGAATGTGTCCATGTTTAAAAG GAGTTATGAACTGATGGAGAGACTTCTCAAGGTTTTCATATATCATGATGGAGCAAAACCTATTTTTCATTCTCCAGAATTGAAAGGCATCTATGCATCTGAGGGGTGGTTCATGAAATTGATGGAGGCAAACCAAAATTTTGTTGTGAGAGATCCAAATAGAGCCCATTTATTCTATCTCCCATATAGCTCTCGTCAACTGGAGCATAATCTTTATGTGCCTGGCTCAAATAGTATTGAGCCCCTGTCTATCTTCATCAAAAATTACATTGACATGATCTCTGCCAAGTACCCATATTGGAATAGGACAAAAGGAGCTGATCATTTTTTTGTTGCTTGTCACGACTGG GGGCCTTACACAACCAAATTGCATGATGAATTGCGGAAGAACACAATTAAAGCTCTCTGCAACGCAGACCTCTCTGAAGGAATTTTTATACGTGGTAAAGATGTTTCCCTTCCAGAAACATTTCTTAGAGCACCAAGAAGACCTCTAAGAGATATTGGGGGGAGACCAGTTGCGCAGAGAACTATCCTTGCCTTCTTTGCAGGGCAGATGCACGGTCGAGTTCGACCTGTACTTCTCAAGTGTTGGGGCGACAAGGACGCAGATATGAGAATATACAGTCGGCTGCCACACCGAATCACTAGGAGGAGGAATTATGTTCAGCATATGAAGTCGAGCAAGTACTGTATCTGTCCCATGGGATACGAGGTAAATAGCCCAAGGATAGTTGAGGCAATATACTATGAGTGTGTTCCAGTAATAATTGCCGATAACTTTGTGCTTCCATTCGACGATGCACTCAACTGGAGTGCGTTCTCTGTGGTAGTACCAGAGAGGGATGTACCTAAACTGAAGGAGATCCTGCTTGCAATACCCAAGAGTCAGTACATCACCCTGCAATCAAATGTGAAAAGGGTGCAGAAGCATTTTCTGTGGCATCCAAATCCCATCAAGTACGACATTTTCCACATGATACTACACTCAGTTTGGTTTAGCAGAGTAAATCAGATGCAAATCGATTAG
- the LOC120706254 gene encoding probable glycosyltransferase At3g07620 isoform X2 encodes MPHHATPLHPPAVRKFLSRPRVVAACAAVAALVLLLSAAPAAEDPSRWHSYLVGPLPGGTREETVVAVVGSFAGAAAASPSAAGAPLSSLGESNLSGEIEPTPAPSMVLVPAPSPAENFDDGSMEEPERPEIKGNPPKDPAPLLQEPISTGLPTMSSDVNGEHDMDRKPVLPLRLEAPLWSTAADKELIYAKKDITNAPLTLDDPDLYAPLFRNVSMFKRSYELMERLLKVFIYHDGAKPIFHSPELKGIYASEGWFMKLMEANQNFVVRDPNRAHLFYLPYSSRQLEHNLYVPGSNSIEPLSIFIKNYIDMISAKYPYWNRTKGADHFFVACHDWGPYTTKLHDELRKNTIKALCNADLSEGIFIRGKDVSLPETFLRAPRRPLRDIGGRPVAQRTILAFFAGQMHGRVRPVLLKCWGDKDADMRIYSRLPHRITRRRNYVQHMKSSKYCICPMGYEVNSPRIVEAIYYECVPVIIADNFVLPFDDALNWSAFSVVVPERDVPKLKEILLAIPKSQYITLQSNVKRVQKHFLWHPNPIKYDIFHMILHSVWFSRVNQMQID; translated from the exons ATGCCGCACCacgccacccctctgcatcctcCTGCGGTGCGCAAGTTCCTGTCCCGACCCCGCGTGGTCGCGGCCTGCGCGGCTGTCGCGGCGCTCGTGCTCCTCCtgtccgccgccccggccgcggaGGATCCCAGCCGGTGGCACTCCTACCTCGTGGGCCCTCTCCCCGGCGGGACCCGCGAGGAGACGGTGGTGGCCGTGGTGGGAAGcttcgcgggcgccgccgccgcctcgccttcAGCCGCCGGAGCGCCTCTTTCTTCCCTCGGCGAG AGTAATTTGTCAGGCGAGATTGAACCAACACCAGCCCCTTCTATGGTTTTGGTCCCGGCACCTTCGCCTGCAGAGAATTTTGATGATGGTTCAATGGAGGAACCCGAACGTCCTGAGATAAAG GGAAATCCACCAAAAGATCCAGCTCCTCTTCTCCAAGAG CCCATTTCTACTGGTTTGCCTACAATGAGCTCTGATGTCAATGGAGAACATGACATGGACAGAAAACCTGTTCTGCCTCTAAGGCTAGAG GCACCACTTTGGTCAACAGCAGCTGACAAAGAGCTTATATATGCAAAGAAAGATATCACCAATGCACCATTGACATTGGATGACCCTGATCTATATGCACCCCTGTTCCGGAATGTGTCCATGTTTAAAAG GAGTTATGAACTGATGGAGAGACTTCTCAAGGTTTTCATATATCATGATGGAGCAAAACCTATTTTTCATTCTCCAGAATTGAAAGGCATCTATGCATCTGAGGGGTGGTTCATGAAATTGATGGAGGCAAACCAAAATTTTGTTGTGAGAGATCCAAATAGAGCCCATTTATTCTATCTCCCATATAGCTCTCGTCAACTGGAGCATAATCTTTATGTGCCTGGCTCAAATAGTATTGAGCCCCTGTCTATCTTCATCAAAAATTACATTGACATGATCTCTGCCAAGTACCCATATTGGAATAGGACAAAAGGAGCTGATCATTTTTTTGTTGCTTGTCACGACTGG GGGCCTTACACAACCAAATTGCATGATGAATTGCGGAAGAACACAATTAAAGCTCTCTGCAACGCAGACCTCTCTGAAGGAATTTTTATACGTGGTAAAGATGTTTCCCTTCCAGAAACATTTCTTAGAGCACCAAGAAGACCTCTAAGAGATATTGGGGGGAGACCAGTTGCGCAGAGAACTATCCTTGCCTTCTTTGCAGGGCAGATGCACGGTCGAGTTCGACCTGTACTTCTCAAGTGTTGGGGCGACAAGGACGCAGATATGAGAATATACAGTCGGCTGCCACACCGAATCACTAGGAGGAGGAATTATGTTCAGCATATGAAGTCGAGCAAGTACTGTATCTGTCCCATGGGATACGAGGTAAATAGCCCAAGGATAGTTGAGGCAATATACTATGAGTGTGTTCCAGTAATAATTGCCGATAACTTTGTGCTTCCATTCGACGATGCACTCAACTGGAGTGCGTTCTCTGTGGTAGTACCAGAGAGGGATGTACCTAAACTGAAGGAGATCCTGCTTGCAATACCCAAGAGTCAGTACATCACCCTGCAATCAAATGTGAAAAGGGTGCAGAAGCATTTTCTGTGGCATCCAAATCCCATCAAGTACGACATTTTCCACATGATACTACACTCAGTTTGGTTTAGCAGAGTAAATCAGATGCAAATCGATTAG
- the LOC120706255 gene encoding RNA exonuclease 4-like isoform X2, whose translation MEHLVEHMRAARHSPHEPRCGVCGKHCSSFEALRDHLGAGGSTLPMAAGCAGEFAARGCKLCLRVLAGAAALRAHRDCQLSRTPPTARLPHQPQPPQGGGGRALALGCKMVGAGSDGSLDVVARVCVVDEQETIVFETFVKPLIPVTHYRYETTGIRPEHLLRDGVTVKSAQRRVQELLLNGEQPWKARTSRARLLVGHGLDHDLDALGVDYPGYLKRDTATYPPLMKTSRLSNSLRFLTHTYLGYDIQTGHQDPYEDCVAAMRLYHRMRQQRHPRRGGGADEPAASAEQAFPAWRQRELERMTPEELLQLSTPDYHCWCLDD comes from the coding sequence ATGGAGCACCTGGTGGAGCACATGCGGGCGGCGCGGCACTCGCCGCACGAGCCCCGCTGCGGCGTCTGCGGCAAGCACTGCAGCTCCTTCGAGGCGCTCAGGGACcacctcggcgccggcggctccacGCTGCCCATGGCCGCGGGCTGCGCCGGCGAGTTCGCCGCGCGCGGCTGCAAGCTCTGCCTCcgcgtcctcgccggcgccgccgcgctccgtgcCCACCGCGACTGCCAGCTCTCGCGCACCCCGCCGACGGCGAGGCTGCCCcaccagccgcagccgccgcagggaggaggagggcgggcgCTGGCGCTGGGCTGCAAGATGGTCGGCGCCGGCAGCGACGGCTCCCTGGACGTGGTGGCGCGGGTGTGCGTCGTCGACGAGCAGGAGACCATCGTGTTCGAGACCTTCGTGAAGCCGCTCATCCCGGTGACGCACTACCGGTACGAGACGACGGGGATCCGGCCGGAGCACCTCCTCCGCGACGGCGTGACGGTGAAGAGCGCGCAGCGGCGGGTGCAGGAGCTGCTGCTCAACGGCGAGCAGCCGTGGAAGGCGCGCACCAGCCGGGCCAGGCTGCTGGTGGGCCACGGCCTGGACCACGACCTCGACGCGCTCGGCGTGGACTACCCGGGCTACCTCAAGCGCGACACGGCCACGTACCCGCCGCTGATGAAGACGAGCAGGCTCAGCAACTCGCTCAGGTTCCTCACGCACACCTACCTTGGCTACGACATCCAGACGGGGCACCAGGACCCCTACGAGGACTGCGTCGCCGCCATGCGCCTCTACCACAGGATGAGGCAGCAGCGGCACcccaggcgcggcggcggcgccgacgagccggcggcgagcgcggagcaGGCGTTCCCGGCGTGGAGGCAGCGGGAGCTGGAGCGCATGACGCCGGAGGAGCTGCTCCAGCTCTCCACGCCGGACTACCACTGCTGGTGCCTCGACGACTAG
- the LOC120706255 gene encoding RNA exonuclease 4-like isoform X1, producing the protein MDSSSDAHGRHKCAACFRQFNKMEHLVEHMRAARHSPHEPRCGVCGKHCSSFEALRDHLGAGGSTLPMAAGCAGEFAARGCKLCLRVLAGAAALRAHRDCQLSRTPPTARLPHQPQPPQGGGGRALALGCKMVGAGSDGSLDVVARVCVVDEQETIVFETFVKPLIPVTHYRYETTGIRPEHLLRDGVTVKSAQRRVQELLLNGEQPWKARTSRARLLVGHGLDHDLDALGVDYPGYLKRDTATYPPLMKTSRLSNSLRFLTHTYLGYDIQTGHQDPYEDCVAAMRLYHRMRQQRHPRRGGGADEPAASAEQAFPAWRQRELERMTPEELLQLSTPDYHCWCLDD; encoded by the exons ATGGATAGCTCCTCCGATGCTCATGG GCGTCACAAGTGCGCGGCGTGCTTCCGGCAGTTCAACAAGATGGAGCACCTGGTGGAGCACATGCGGGCGGCGCGGCACTCGCCGCACGAGCCCCGCTGCGGCGTCTGCGGCAAGCACTGCAGCTCCTTCGAGGCGCTCAGGGACcacctcggcgccggcggctccacGCTGCCCATGGCCGCGGGCTGCGCCGGCGAGTTCGCCGCGCGCGGCTGCAAGCTCTGCCTCcgcgtcctcgccggcgccgccgcgctccgtgcCCACCGCGACTGCCAGCTCTCGCGCACCCCGCCGACGGCGAGGCTGCCCcaccagccgcagccgccgcagggaggaggagggcgggcgCTGGCGCTGGGCTGCAAGATGGTCGGCGCCGGCAGCGACGGCTCCCTGGACGTGGTGGCGCGGGTGTGCGTCGTCGACGAGCAGGAGACCATCGTGTTCGAGACCTTCGTGAAGCCGCTCATCCCGGTGACGCACTACCGGTACGAGACGACGGGGATCCGGCCGGAGCACCTCCTCCGCGACGGCGTGACGGTGAAGAGCGCGCAGCGGCGGGTGCAGGAGCTGCTGCTCAACGGCGAGCAGCCGTGGAAGGCGCGCACCAGCCGGGCCAGGCTGCTGGTGGGCCACGGCCTGGACCACGACCTCGACGCGCTCGGCGTGGACTACCCGGGCTACCTCAAGCGCGACACGGCCACGTACCCGCCGCTGATGAAGACGAGCAGGCTCAGCAACTCGCTCAGGTTCCTCACGCACACCTACCTTGGCTACGACATCCAGACGGGGCACCAGGACCCCTACGAGGACTGCGTCGCCGCCATGCGCCTCTACCACAGGATGAGGCAGCAGCGGCACcccaggcgcggcggcggcgccgacgagccggcggcgagcgcggagcaGGCGTTCCCGGCGTGGAGGCAGCGGGAGCTGGAGCGCATGACGCCGGAGGAGCTGCTCCAGCTCTCCACGCCGGACTACCACTGCTGGTGCCTCGACGACTAG